A single genomic interval of Bradyrhizobium sp. sBnM-33 harbors:
- a CDS encoding branched-chain amino acid ABC transporter permease translates to MTGLRIFLGAAILGGLGAAAPFTPLWLISLVTLAMSTGLVVCGLIILWRGGLVPFGQALFFATGAYTVALAGRWFGVTDAFLLTALAVIMAALVAFVVGFLLAQYREIFFAMLSLALSMILYGVLVKSETLGSTDGINVAQASFLGMKPRGPGYTFALFWLALGMVFSAWLGVSAYLGSVAGQLAGAIRDNEIRVEYLGISVTRLVHLKLTISAALAGAGGALAALSISHVDPQMAYWTTSGGFVFVTILAGAASVPAAFLGALLFEIVRTIAVALLPGGWQLILGSVLLLTILFVPEGLGSLMIRKRPTISDKGVA, encoded by the coding sequence ATGACCGGACTTCGCATTTTCCTGGGCGCGGCGATCCTCGGCGGATTGGGGGCGGCAGCGCCGTTCACGCCGCTCTGGCTGATCTCGCTGGTGACCCTTGCGATGTCCACCGGGCTCGTGGTCTGCGGCCTCATCATCCTGTGGCGCGGCGGCCTGGTGCCGTTCGGCCAGGCCCTGTTCTTCGCGACGGGTGCCTACACGGTTGCCCTGGCGGGGCGCTGGTTCGGGGTGACGGACGCGTTCCTGCTGACTGCCCTGGCCGTGATCATGGCGGCGCTGGTGGCATTCGTCGTCGGTTTCCTGCTCGCACAGTATCGCGAGATCTTTTTCGCCATGCTCAGTCTCGCGCTATCGATGATCCTGTACGGCGTGCTGGTAAAGTCCGAGACGCTTGGGTCGACCGACGGCATCAATGTCGCGCAGGCCAGCTTTCTCGGCATGAAGCCGCGCGGTCCCGGCTACACCTTCGCGCTGTTCTGGCTGGCACTTGGCATGGTGTTTTCAGCCTGGCTTGGCGTCTCGGCGTATCTGGGTTCGGTGGCCGGCCAGCTTGCCGGCGCCATCCGCGACAATGAAATTCGCGTCGAATATCTCGGCATTTCCGTGACCCGGCTGGTGCATTTGAAGTTGACCATTTCGGCGGCCCTGGCGGGCGCCGGCGGCGCGTTGGCGGCGCTGTCGATCAGCCATGTCGATCCGCAGATGGCCTATTGGACCACGTCGGGCGGATTTGTATTCGTGACCATCCTGGCGGGTGCCGCATCGGTTCCGGCGGCGTTCTTGGGCGCGCTGCTGTTCGAGATCGTCCGCACCATTGCGGTCGCATTGCTGCCCGGTGGCTGGCAGTTGATCCTCGGATCGGTGCTGCTGCTGACGATCCTGTTCGTGCCCGAAGGGCTCGGTTCCCTGATGATTCGCAAACGCCCCACCATTTCCGATAAAGGTGTGGCATGA
- a CDS encoding branched-chain amino acid ABC transporter permease: MITVIAIVTDGLVYAAWLFVVAIGLTLIFGVMKILNVAHGAFYAFGAYAAATAIGLYFDRGWPVVGGYLAVATAAIAIGLVMGYILERVFLRRVYGKDEVVVVLITYALFLILEDVLILIWGTDGRSAYQPYVEAGSFIVGGLPLSVYDIGLVGFAGLLAIAASYTIKKTTFGRLLTAVIYDRETAAAFGVDVSQIYTVTFLVGAVLGALGGALTAPKISVTPGLGVEVIVLAFAVVAIGGMGSMEGALVGALIVGLFRAGAVHLIPQLELFSIYAVMALVLVFRPQGLFSRAQPRKI; encoded by the coding sequence GTGATTACAGTGATCGCCATCGTCACCGATGGCCTGGTTTATGCCGCCTGGCTGTTTGTCGTCGCCATCGGCCTGACCTTGATTTTCGGCGTCATGAAGATTCTAAATGTGGCCCACGGCGCGTTCTACGCCTTTGGCGCCTATGCGGCGGCGACTGCAATCGGTCTCTATTTCGACCGGGGCTGGCCCGTGGTCGGCGGCTACCTGGCAGTTGCCACGGCGGCGATCGCGATCGGCTTGGTAATGGGTTACATCCTGGAGCGGGTCTTTCTCCGCCGCGTCTATGGCAAGGACGAAGTCGTCGTTGTTCTCATCACCTACGCACTGTTTCTGATCCTGGAAGACGTGCTGATATTGATCTGGGGCACCGACGGCAGATCGGCGTATCAGCCCTATGTCGAGGCCGGCAGCTTCATCGTCGGCGGCTTGCCTTTGTCGGTTTACGATATCGGTCTGGTCGGGTTTGCGGGCTTGCTGGCGATCGCGGCCTCCTACACTATCAAGAAGACGACCTTTGGACGGCTGTTGACCGCCGTGATCTATGATCGCGAAACCGCCGCCGCGTTTGGCGTCGATGTGTCCCAGATCTATACGGTGACCTTTCTGGTAGGCGCGGTGCTCGGTGCACTCGGCGGCGCATTGACCGCTCCCAAGATATCGGTGACCCCGGGCCTCGGGGTCGAAGTCATCGTGCTGGCCTTCGCGGTGGTGGCGATCGGCGGAATGGGCTCGATGGAGGGCGCGCTGGTCGGTGCTCTGATCGTCGGATTATTCCGCGCTGGAGCCGTGCATCTGATACCGCAACTTGAATTGTTCTCGATCTACGCGGTGATGGCACTGGTTCTCGTGTTCCGCCCGCAGGGCCTGTTCAGTCGCGCTCAACCGAGAAAAATCTGA
- a CDS encoding ABC transporter substrate-binding protein — MHRMNESAWLVRKLSAAVLFAALPIAMPIAMPIAAVAQTAPAVPPVKLGLVTFLTGPAAGPFGIPGRNSAEIMIEMLNAGKVPAPYATAGLAGAPIVPKFVDEAGSTANQVTEFRNLVQRDGVNAIVGYVSSGNCLAVAPVAEELKALTVFFDCGTPRIFEEKPLKYVFRATPHATMDNVGAARYVLKKFPELASFSGINQNYAWGQDSWRDFVAAMKALAPKATVDKELLPKLFAGEFGAEISALLTANSKVVHSSFWNGDLESFIVQNGARGLPARSTMVYTAGETAMFRLGAKIPDGTIIGARGPHGVMAPDTPLNKWFRQVYEDRFATAPTYPAYHMAQSILGLKSAWEKAAAAKGGQQPAIDDVVKAFEGIEFEGPSAKIRMAIGNGHQGIADIAYGSFRFNKAEGKAEIVDIVRYPAECVNPPANMTSTAWLEAGMPGAKCN; from the coding sequence ATGCACAGGATGAACGAAAGCGCATGGTTGGTGCGCAAATTGTCGGCGGCGGTGTTGTTTGCAGCCTTGCCGATCGCGATGCCGATCGCGATGCCGATCGCGGCCGTCGCCCAGACCGCTCCGGCGGTCCCGCCGGTCAAGCTCGGGCTTGTGACTTTCCTGACCGGACCGGCCGCCGGCCCCTTCGGCATTCCCGGCCGCAACTCCGCTGAAATCATGATTGAAATGCTCAACGCCGGCAAAGTGCCCGCACCTTATGCGACCGCTGGTCTCGCCGGTGCACCGATTGTGCCGAAGTTCGTCGACGAGGCCGGCTCGACAGCCAACCAGGTTACTGAATTCCGCAACCTTGTTCAACGCGACGGCGTGAATGCCATCGTCGGATACGTCTCGTCCGGCAACTGCCTGGCGGTGGCTCCGGTTGCCGAAGAGTTGAAGGCGCTGACGGTGTTCTTCGACTGCGGAACGCCCCGAATCTTCGAGGAGAAGCCGCTCAAATACGTGTTCCGTGCAACGCCGCACGCCACCATGGATAACGTTGGAGCCGCTCGCTACGTCCTGAAGAAATTCCCTGAACTGGCTTCATTTTCGGGCATCAACCAGAACTACGCATGGGGGCAGGACAGTTGGCGTGATTTCGTCGCCGCCATGAAGGCGCTTGCGCCCAAGGCGACGGTCGACAAGGAGCTGTTGCCGAAGTTGTTCGCGGGCGAATTCGGCGCGGAAATCTCGGCGCTGCTGACCGCCAATTCCAAGGTGGTGCATTCGAGCTTCTGGAACGGCGATCTCGAGAGCTTCATTGTTCAGAACGGAGCCCGTGGTCTGCCGGCAAGGTCCACTATGGTCTATACAGCGGGCGAGACGGCCATGTTCCGCCTCGGCGCCAAGATCCCGGATGGTACTATCATTGGAGCCCGCGGCCCGCACGGGGTAATGGCGCCCGACACGCCGTTGAACAAGTGGTTCCGCCAGGTCTACGAGGATCGCTTCGCGACGGCGCCGACCTATCCGGCCTATCACATGGCGCAGTCGATCCTCGGGCTCAAGTCCGCGTGGGAGAAGGCGGCGGCGGCCAAGGGCGGTCAGCAACCCGCGATCGACGACGTGGTGAAGGCGTTCGAGGGTATCGAGTTTGAAGGACCGAGCGCCAAGATCCGCATGGCGATCGGCAATGGTCACCAGGGGATCGCTGATATCGCCTATGGCAGCTTCCGTTTTAACAAGGCGGAAGGCAAAGCGGAAATCGTCGACATCGTCCGCTATCCCGCCGAGTGCGTGAATCCCCCGGCCAACATGACCTCGACGGCGTGGCTCGAGGCCGGCATGCCCGGCGCCAAATGCAACTAA
- a CDS encoding ABC transporter ATP-binding protein, with amino-acid sequence MSALLSVKGLEKTFGQVVAARDINVDVPRGQTLGIIGANGAGKTTFVNMITGHLTPSRGTIQFEGGDITGLPSRKIMRLGIARSFQVAQVFPTFSVFENLCAASAIAHSGSSVVSAALSRFVAAETTANAEAALAQFQIAQFRDALASTLPQGVRKLLDIAMATAGNPRVLLLDEPTSGISLEEKFGLMDVIMGALQARGTTILFVEHDMEIVQRFADRVLAFYDGTVIADGSPAQALGDERVREFITGTLIRSKDGKLNASRASHA; translated from the coding sequence ATGAGCGCGCTGCTTTCCGTCAAGGGCCTCGAAAAGACCTTCGGTCAGGTCGTTGCCGCCCGCGATATCAATGTCGACGTGCCGCGGGGACAAACCCTCGGCATCATCGGCGCTAACGGCGCCGGCAAGACCACTTTCGTCAACATGATCACCGGCCATCTGACGCCGTCCAGGGGCACCATCCAGTTCGAGGGCGGGGACATCACCGGGCTGCCGTCGCGCAAGATCATGCGGCTGGGAATTGCGCGTTCCTTTCAGGTGGCACAGGTTTTTCCGACCTTCAGCGTGTTCGAAAACCTGTGCGCGGCAAGCGCCATTGCCCATTCCGGGAGTTCCGTGGTCAGCGCGGCGCTGTCGCGGTTTGTCGCCGCCGAGACCACCGCCAATGCCGAAGCCGCGCTTGCCCAGTTCCAGATCGCCCAGTTTCGCGACGCGCTCGCTTCGACGCTGCCCCAAGGCGTGCGCAAGCTGCTCGACATTGCCATGGCGACAGCGGGCAATCCGCGTGTGCTGCTGCTCGATGAGCCGACCAGCGGGATCAGCCTGGAGGAGAAGTTTGGCCTGATGGATGTCATCATGGGTGCATTGCAGGCGCGCGGCACCACGATCCTGTTCGTCGAGCACGACATGGAGATCGTGCAGCGGTTCGCCGACCGCGTACTGGCCTTCTACGACGGCACCGTGATCGCGGATGGGTCGCCGGCGCAGGCGCTCGGCGACGAACGCGTGCGCGAGTTCATCACAGGAACGCTGATCCGGTCGAAGGACGGCAAACTCAACGCCAGCAGAGCGTCCCATGCTTGA